A genomic stretch from Thiomicrorhabdus sp. includes:
- the holA gene encoding DNA polymerase III subunit delta: MILASAFLNQIASPQFEIRPVYLIYGEEPLFLRDCSDALRRKLVENGYIGSDLYDVEAGFDWRALQMETASGSLFSEQRYLQLNMPKGNPGKEGSDFICSWGEYETGPLPETVLIVQCERLDSRQLKAKWVAAIEAKGLVVQAKSVPLAVLPKWCQDRAALLGLQMETEAAGLLAQRTEGNLLAADQELQKIALLSPPSGRVDVDFVAQTVVDQAHYQLFALAGSVLNGRLQESLQILQRLRQEGIEAPVVLWLLGKELRQLIELAQLCRQVALPQAFKQCRIWSSRQGEYRAAIERGDIERWQVLLGAALRADVKMKGIEPVLHDQEIWSALDDLVVAMAS; this comes from the coding sequence GTGATTTTAGCCAGCGCGTTTCTGAATCAAATCGCCTCTCCTCAGTTCGAGATCAGACCGGTTTATCTGATCTATGGTGAAGAGCCGCTGTTTTTGCGGGATTGCAGTGATGCCTTGCGCCGCAAGCTGGTGGAAAACGGTTACATCGGCTCTGATCTCTACGATGTGGAAGCCGGTTTCGACTGGCGGGCTTTGCAGATGGAAACCGCTTCCGGTTCGCTGTTTTCCGAGCAGCGTTATTTGCAGTTGAATATGCCGAAAGGTAATCCGGGGAAAGAGGGCAGTGATTTCATCTGTTCCTGGGGCGAATATGAAACCGGCCCCTTGCCGGAGACGGTATTGATCGTGCAGTGCGAACGGCTGGACAGCAGGCAGCTTAAAGCTAAGTGGGTTGCGGCGATTGAAGCGAAAGGCTTGGTGGTGCAGGCCAAATCGGTTCCGCTTGCAGTGCTGCCGAAGTGGTGCCAGGATCGTGCAGCACTACTTGGCTTGCAGATGGAAACGGAAGCGGCAGGGCTATTGGCGCAGCGCACCGAGGGAAACCTGCTGGCAGCAGATCAGGAATTGCAGAAAATTGCGCTTTTATCGCCGCCATCCGGACGGGTTGATGTGGATTTTGTTGCGCAGACGGTGGTTGATCAGGCGCATTACCAGCTGTTTGCTCTGGCCGGCTCGGTATTGAACGGGCGTCTGCAGGAGAGTTTGCAGATATTGCAGCGCCTCAGACAAGAAGGAATTGAAGCGCCGGTGGTTTTGTGGCTGCTGGGGAAGGAATTGCGTCAATTGATTGAGCTGGCGCAGTTATGCCGACAGGTTGCGTTGCCGCAGGCATTCAAACAGTGCCGCATCTGGTCATCCCGACAGGGAGAGTATCGGGCGGCGATCGAGCGCGGAGATATTGAACGCTGGCAGGTGCTGTTGGGCGCCGCTTTACGGGCCGATGTGAAAATGAAAGGCATAGAACCGGTTTTACACGATCAGGAAATCTGGTCGGCTTTGGATGATCTGGTTGTCGCCATGGCGTCGTGA
- the lnt gene encoding apolipoprotein N-acyltransferase: protein MALLVGGFGVLSFAPFFLSPLMLFSLLGLFWLWSNADSAWQGFKIGVWFGLGLFGIGVSWLFSSIYIYSNVLLPLAIILTFGFVFYLALFVGLAGWVACRLRTKSAYLNLLLVFPLAWMLGELLRSSVFGGYPFLLVGVSHLQTWLDGYAPVLGVWGTSLAVALSAGTLLLLVKQRAWLASALVTGSVWFGGLALQQVQWVHPTGKPIDIVLLQGNVPQERKWLPEEFMPTLKTYVGMTKLNLDAQVIVWPETAVPAYYNIVEKGALRSFIKDAQILNADVLIGVIDSTRESNDYYNALINVHKPEDRYYKHHLVPFSEYFPFNDAFKFLSHLFDIPYATFTAGSSDPEPMVLGGQKAGLSVCFEMAFGEELARQLPEAKYMITVSNDAWFAHTLEPAQQLQDVQMRALELGREIARSTNTGYTAIVDVKGRIKQQIPAYQPAFLRGMVQPYEGMTFYAQWKWWPITLLLSLMLVIVLWQRRRAVL from the coding sequence ATGGCCCTTCTTGTGGGGGGATTCGGCGTTCTATCCTTCGCCCCTTTCTTTCTATCGCCTTTAATGCTGTTTTCCCTGCTGGGTCTGTTTTGGTTGTGGTCAAATGCAGATTCAGCCTGGCAAGGATTCAAAATCGGAGTCTGGTTCGGTTTGGGTTTATTTGGGATTGGGGTCAGCTGGCTTTTTTCCAGTATCTATATTTATTCCAACGTCCTTCTTCCGCTGGCGATTATTCTGACATTCGGTTTTGTTTTCTATCTGGCGCTTTTTGTCGGTTTAGCCGGATGGGTTGCGTGTCGTTTACGGACAAAAAGTGCGTATTTAAATCTTCTTCTGGTTTTTCCGTTGGCCTGGATGTTGGGTGAGCTGCTTCGGAGCAGTGTATTTGGCGGTTATCCGTTCCTACTGGTTGGTGTCAGTCATTTGCAGACCTGGTTGGACGGTTATGCCCCCGTGCTTGGTGTTTGGGGAACCAGTCTGGCGGTTGCGCTCAGTGCTGGTACGCTGTTGCTTCTGGTAAAACAACGCGCCTGGCTGGCGAGTGCATTGGTGACGGGAAGCGTCTGGTTTGGCGGTTTGGCCTTGCAGCAAGTTCAGTGGGTGCATCCGACCGGGAAACCGATCGATATTGTTTTGTTGCAGGGAAATGTCCCGCAGGAACGCAAATGGCTGCCGGAAGAATTCATGCCGACCTTAAAAACCTATGTCGGCATGACTAAGCTGAATTTGGATGCCCAGGTGATCGTCTGGCCGGAAACAGCTGTCCCTGCCTACTACAATATTGTCGAAAAGGGGGCGTTGCGCAGTTTCATTAAGGACGCGCAGATATTGAATGCCGATGTGTTGATCGGAGTGATTGACAGCACGCGTGAATCGAATGATTACTATAACGCACTCATCAATGTTCATAAGCCGGAGGATCGTTATTATAAGCATCACCTGGTTCCCTTCAGTGAATACTTCCCTTTTAATGATGCATTCAAGTTTTTAAGTCATTTATTTGATATCCCGTATGCAACGTTCACTGCAGGAAGCTCCGATCCGGAGCCCATGGTGCTGGGCGGGCAGAAGGCGGGGCTGAGTGTCTGTTTTGAAATGGCATTCGGAGAGGAGCTGGCCAGGCAACTGCCGGAAGCGAAATATATGATTACGGTAAGTAACGACGCCTGGTTTGCCCACACTCTTGAGCCGGCGCAACAGTTGCAGGATGTTCAGATGAGAGCTTTGGAGCTGGGACGGGAGATCGCCCGCTCAACCAATACGGGTTACACGGCGATTGTTGATGTGAAAGGACGGATCAAACAGCAGATTCCGGCTTATCAGCCTGCGTTTCTTCGCGGAATGGTTCAGCCTTATGAGGGGATGACATTCTATGCTCAATGGAAGTGGTGGCCGATTACGCTGTTGCTGTCTTTGATGTTGGTGATTGTTTTGTGGCAAAGAAGACGGGCTGTACTTTGA
- the nadD gene encoding nicotinate-nucleotide adenylyltransferase: MRLIGINGGTFDPIHFGHLRPVLEVQTRLNLDQVRFIPCAQPVHRGTPNVDAEARCRMIELAIEGQPKFVLDRIEIEREGPSYMVMTLESLAEQFPDDALVLILGSDAFAKFSSWYQWQRILQLANLVVMHRPGDLPPSEGEAGQIFAEYRAEVFTERSGQIIDLGVTQLDISSTFIRQCLSAGEPVDYLLPESVAVYIHGHQLYSSF, translated from the coding sequence ATGCGCTTGATCGGCATTAATGGCGGAACCTTCGATCCGATTCACTTCGGGCATTTGCGTCCGGTTCTGGAAGTCCAGACGCGACTGAATCTGGATCAGGTGCGTTTTATTCCCTGTGCGCAACCGGTGCATCGGGGTACACCGAATGTAGATGCCGAAGCACGTTGTCGAATGATCGAGTTGGCGATCGAAGGGCAGCCGAAGTTTGTTCTGGATCGGATTGAAATCGAACGGGAAGGGCCGTCCTATATGGTGATGACTCTGGAAAGCCTGGCAGAGCAATTTCCGGATGACGCTCTGGTGCTGATTCTCGGCAGCGATGCGTTTGCGAAATTTTCGTCGTGGTATCAGTGGCAGCGGATCCTGCAGCTGGCGAATCTGGTGGTCATGCATCGTCCCGGGGATTTGCCTCCGAGTGAAGGCGAAGCCGGGCAGATTTTTGCTGAATACCGTGCGGAGGTGTTTACCGAACGCAGCGGCCAGATCATTGATCTGGGGGTGACCCAGCTGGACATCAGCTCGACTTTTATCCGCCAGTGTCTGTCTGCCGGAGAGCCGGTGGATTATTTGCTGCCGGAGAGTGTGGCCGTTTATATTCACGGTCATCAACTTTATTCGTCGTTTTAG
- a CDS encoding PhoH family protein, whose amino-acid sequence MTTLHTIQFDLYPEDNERLQNLSGWRHEHFEQVELRLGVEINVRGFQVFVTGMADRLVKAEQVVRTLYDLTADETLTPDKLHLVLHEQGFDDVRTVDYQQQIIKTRRKTIQTRNPNQASYVAAIQEHDVNFGIGPAGTGKTYLAVACAVQALQNEQVRRIVLTRPAVEAGEKLGFLPGDLSQKVDPYLRPLFDALFEMMGFETVERMIEKNVIEVAPLAFMRGRTLNEAFIILDEAQNTTVEQMKMFLTRIGFGSTAVITGDITQCDLPKHQVSGLRHVIEVLEGVEGIGFSFYQAQDVVRHALVQKIVHAYDRYDRKKAEKASSTKPEKSNG is encoded by the coding sequence TTGACGACACTTCACACGATCCAGTTCGATCTTTATCCCGAAGATAATGAACGGTTGCAGAATTTATCGGGATGGCGGCATGAGCATTTTGAACAGGTTGAATTGCGCCTCGGGGTAGAAATTAATGTTCGTGGCTTTCAGGTTTTTGTCACTGGTATGGCAGATAGACTGGTCAAAGCTGAACAGGTTGTTCGTACACTGTATGATCTGACGGCTGACGAGACACTGACTCCGGATAAATTACATCTGGTTTTGCATGAGCAGGGTTTCGATGACGTCAGAACGGTTGATTATCAGCAGCAGATCATCAAGACTCGCCGCAAAACGATCCAAACCCGGAATCCGAACCAGGCAAGCTATGTTGCGGCCATCCAGGAACATGATGTGAACTTTGGCATCGGACCGGCGGGAACCGGTAAAACCTATCTTGCTGTAGCTTGCGCGGTACAGGCTTTGCAGAATGAGCAGGTGCGCAGAATTGTACTGACGCGTCCCGCCGTTGAAGCTGGGGAAAAGCTCGGTTTTTTGCCCGGAGATTTAAGCCAGAAAGTGGATCCTTATCTACGCCCGCTGTTTGACGCTTTGTTTGAAATGATGGGGTTTGAAACGGTTGAGCGCATGATCGAAAAAAATGTGATCGAAGTAGCGCCTTTGGCGTTTATGCGCGGACGAACCCTGAATGAGGCTTTTATCATTCTGGACGAGGCGCAGAATACAACCGTTGAACAGATGAAGATGTTCCTGACCCGGATCGGCTTTGGATCGACAGCGGTTATCACCGGTGATATTACGCAATGCGATTTGCCAAAGCATCAGGTGTCCGGGTTACGGCATGTTATTGAAGTGCTGGAAGGCGTGGAAGGAATCGGTTTTTCGTTTTATCAGGCGCAGGATGTAGTCAGACATGCTCTGGTGCAGAAAATTGTCCATGCCTACGACCGTTATGATCGAAAGAAAGCGGAAAAAGCCTCTTCAACCAAACCGGAAAAATCGAATGGCTAA
- a CDS encoding glutamate-5-semialdehyde dehydrogenase translates to MDVKVYMEQLGCQAREASRALLRADTQVKNRALAAIAQQLETQRAFLKQENAKDLEQGKANGLDAAMLDRLALSDKVIDGMIEGLRQVASLQDPVGEISDMSYRPSGIQVGKMRVPLGVVGIIYESRPNVTVDAAALCLKSGNAAILRGGSEAAHSNRALAQAIRSGLEDAGLPQATVQVVETTDRAAVGELIAMPAYVDVIIPRGGKGLIERISAEARVPVIKHLDGICHVYIDEAADFDKAVKVAFNAKTHRYGVCNAMETLLVAESRAAEILPKLAELYVQKGVELRGCSLTRKWIDVQEASEADWATEYLAPILSIRVVKDVDEAMAHIAQYSSGHTESIISENITTARRFLTEVDSSSVMVNASTRFADGFEYGLGAEIGISTDKFHARGPVGLQGLTSQKYIVLGDGNIRE, encoded by the coding sequence ATGGATGTGAAAGTCTATATGGAACAATTGGGTTGCCAGGCGCGAGAAGCCTCGCGCGCGTTGTTAAGAGCCGATACGCAGGTAAAGAATCGTGCCTTGGCGGCGATTGCGCAGCAGCTGGAAACCCAAAGAGCGTTTCTAAAACAGGAAAATGCCAAAGACCTTGAGCAGGGAAAAGCGAACGGCTTGGATGCGGCGATGCTGGATCGCCTTGCTTTATCCGACAAAGTAATCGATGGCATGATCGAAGGGTTGCGGCAGGTTGCGTCACTGCAAGACCCGGTCGGGGAAATTTCCGATATGAGCTATCGTCCTTCCGGCATTCAGGTCGGTAAGATGCGGGTGCCTTTGGGGGTGGTTGGAATTATCTATGAATCGCGCCCGAATGTGACCGTTGATGCTGCGGCTTTGTGTTTGAAATCAGGCAATGCGGCGATTTTGCGCGGCGGTTCGGAAGCGGCGCATTCCAATCGCGCACTGGCTCAAGCGATTCGGAGCGGGCTGGAAGATGCCGGTTTGCCTCAGGCGACGGTTCAGGTCGTCGAGACGACCGATCGGGCGGCTGTCGGTGAGTTAATTGCCATGCCGGCCTATGTGGATGTGATTATTCCTCGCGGAGGAAAAGGATTGATCGAACGCATCAGTGCCGAAGCACGCGTCCCCGTCATCAAACATCTGGATGGCATTTGCCATGTGTATATTGACGAGGCTGCCGATTTTGATAAGGCTGTGAAAGTGGCTTTCAATGCGAAAACCCATCGCTACGGGGTCTGTAATGCAATGGAGACTCTGCTGGTTGCCGAGTCGCGGGCCGCTGAAATTCTACCGAAGCTGGCCGAACTTTATGTTCAGAAAGGTGTCGAATTGCGAGGCTGTTCTCTGACGCGGAAATGGATTGATGTTCAGGAAGCCAGTGAAGCGGATTGGGCGACCGAATATCTGGCGCCGATTTTGTCGATTCGCGTGGTCAAGGATGTTGATGAAGCCATGGCGCATATTGCGCAATACAGTTCCGGACATACCGAATCGATCATCAGTGAAAACATTACGACTGCGCGCCGTTTCCTGACGGAGGTGGATTCCAGTTCCGTCATGGTCAATGCTTCGACACGTTTTGCCGATGGCTTTGAATATGGTCTGGGAGCGGAAATCGGTATCAGTACTGATAAATTTCATGCCCGCGGGCCGGTTGGCTTACAGGGGTTGACCTCGCAGAAATACATCGTTCTCGGCGACGGAAACATTCGCGAATAG
- the lptE gene encoding LPS assembly lipoprotein LptE — protein sequence MTTKRSTRWYRFGFILVWAALLSACSFQLRGTGAQTGVLQKVYVEELDGLDYDLRRAILSHWPDGGIQLATSLKEAQVTVSLGQPEFRQRRTARSGQGDTTAELLSLSIAYSLYAEKNDRLLSAGRLQVQRDRQLQPDAVLASEAELKSLRGQMSQALADKLLFKVHSDYSTYLKARKGGSAQ from the coding sequence ATGACAACAAAACGATCAACCCGCTGGTATCGGTTCGGGTTCATCCTTGTCTGGGCCGCATTATTGAGTGCCTGTAGTTTTCAACTGCGCGGGACCGGCGCTCAAACCGGCGTTTTGCAGAAGGTGTATGTCGAAGAGCTTGACGGTCTTGATTACGATTTGCGCCGTGCGATTCTCAGCCATTGGCCGGACGGTGGTATCCAGCTGGCCACTTCGCTTAAAGAGGCACAGGTGACGGTTTCGCTTGGTCAGCCGGAGTTTCGGCAGCGTCGAACCGCGCGTTCGGGGCAGGGAGATACCACGGCTGAATTGTTGAGCCTGTCGATCGCTTACAGCCTGTATGCCGAAAAGAATGATCGTCTGCTCAGTGCTGGGCGTTTACAGGTTCAGCGGGATCGACAGCTGCAACCGGATGCCGTTTTGGCATCTGAAGCGGAGCTGAAAAGCCTGAGAGGGCAGATGTCACAAGCTTTGGCCGATAAACTGCTGTTTAAGGTTCATAGCGATTACAGCACTTACCTCAAAGCGCGTAAAGGTGGTTCTGCGCAGTGA
- the ybeY gene encoding rRNA maturation RNase YbeY, with translation MANSKEDSMLDVDLQWAIEPQEIPTLQQCEQWISSCLGSALYDRYTELTIRIVDEEESRTLNRQYRDKDKSTNVLSFEFEQPPGLVDLGEELPYLGDLVICDAVVRREAKEQGKSLKAHWAHMVVHGCLHLLGYDHIEDDDAEEMESLESEIMQNLGYGDPYAQDEM, from the coding sequence ATGGCTAACTCAAAGGAGGATTCCATGCTTGATGTCGATTTGCAATGGGCGATTGAGCCGCAGGAAATTCCGACGTTGCAGCAATGTGAACAATGGATTTCATCTTGTCTGGGGAGTGCGTTGTATGACCGTTATACGGAGCTGACGATTCGCATTGTCGACGAAGAAGAAAGTCGTACTTTGAATCGGCAATATCGTGATAAGGACAAGTCCACCAATGTCTTGTCGTTCGAGTTCGAACAACCGCCAGGGCTGGTCGATTTGGGCGAAGAACTCCCTTACCTCGGTGATTTGGTAATCTGTGATGCAGTGGTGCGTCGAGAGGCGAAAGAGCAGGGGAAAAGTCTCAAGGCGCATTGGGCGCATATGGTGGTGCATGGTTGCTTGCATTTGCTGGGGTATGACCATATAGAAGACGATGATGCCGAGGAGATGGAATCCTTGGAAAGCGAAATTATGCAAAACTTGGGGTACGGGGACCCTTATGCGCAGGATGAAATGTGA
- the leuS gene encoding leucine--tRNA ligase, with product MADIQYQPQKLETEIQKVWDENQTFVVKEDSDKEKFYCLSMFPYPSGKLHMGHVRNYTIGDVISRFQRMQGKNVLQPMGWDAFGLPAENAAMQNQRAPAEWTYSNIDYMRNQLKSLGLGYDWSRELATCHPEYYRWEQWLFTRLMEKGLVYRKMSQVNWDPVDQCVLANEQVIDGKGWRSGAPVEKKDIVQWFVKITDYAEELLQDIDQLEGWPEQVKTMQKNWIGKSNGLQISFPIEGRPNQTLDVYTTRPDTLMGVSYVAVAADHPIAHKASIHNEALASFIEECSHTSTSEADIETMEKKGVDTGVRVRHPITDEIVPVWAANFVLMGYGTGAVMAVPAHDQRDFEFAKKYDLPINAVILPEGEASVDVSEAAFTEKGVLFHSGEFDGLKSTEALEAMAKVLSEKGLGEKQTNYRLRDWGVSRQRYWGCPIPAIYCPACGVMPVPEDQLPVRLPEDLVPDGAGSPLAKLEEFKNCECPQCGGRAKRETDTFDTFFESSWYYARYTSKDCTTGMLDERADHWLPVDQYIGGIEHAILHLLYARFFHKLMRDEGLLKTDEPFKNLLTQGMVLASSWFTQDESGKQDWYSPLDVEPITDEKGTIIGGKLKSDGTEVQYGGIIKMSKSKNNGIDPQTLIDQYGADTLRLYIMFAAPPEQTLEWSDKGVEGCSRFVNRVWRQVHSHLEGGVCAASTGSEGLSKEAKALRLKLHETLQKVGDDMGRRQTFNTAIAACMELMNDISKFKVAGESDRALMQEALEVLVLMLSPMTPHMAQSLWESLGKDGLVVDVPWPTVDESALVKSEIELMVQVNGKLRGKIEVAADADKDSILELAKQSEAVQKFLDGQQIVKEILVPGRLVNLVVKPSA from the coding sequence ATGGCAGACATTCAGTATCAACCTCAGAAATTAGAAACGGAAATTCAAAAAGTTTGGGATGAGAATCAAACCTTTGTCGTAAAGGAAGATTCCGATAAAGAAAAATTCTATTGTCTGTCAATGTTTCCTTATCCTAGCGGGAAACTGCATATGGGGCATGTCCGTAATTACACCATCGGCGATGTCATTTCCCGCTTTCAACGCATGCAGGGTAAAAACGTTTTGCAACCGATGGGATGGGACGCCTTCGGTCTGCCGGCGGAAAATGCCGCCATGCAGAATCAGCGCGCTCCGGCGGAGTGGACCTACTCGAATATCGACTATATGCGTAATCAGCTGAAATCGCTTGGGTTGGGTTACGATTGGAGTCGTGAGCTGGCGACCTGTCATCCGGAATATTATCGTTGGGAGCAATGGTTATTTACTCGGCTGATGGAAAAAGGCTTGGTGTACCGTAAGATGTCGCAGGTGAACTGGGACCCGGTCGATCAATGCGTACTGGCGAACGAACAGGTCATCGACGGTAAAGGGTGGCGCTCCGGGGCGCCGGTCGAGAAAAAAGATATCGTGCAGTGGTTTGTAAAGATCACTGATTATGCCGAAGAGCTTTTGCAGGATATCGATCAGCTGGAAGGTTGGCCGGAGCAGGTCAAAACCATGCAGAAAAACTGGATTGGTAAATCCAACGGTTTGCAGATTTCGTTCCCGATCGAAGGTCGTCCGAATCAAACTCTGGATGTTTATACCACTCGTCCGGATACTCTGATGGGCGTAAGCTACGTTGCGGTCGCCGCTGATCATCCGATTGCACATAAGGCATCGATTCACAACGAAGCGCTGGCCAGTTTCATCGAAGAGTGTTCACACACCTCGACTTCCGAAGCCGATATTGAAACCATGGAGAAGAAAGGAGTCGATACCGGTGTCCGTGTGCGCCACCCGATTACCGACGAAATCGTCCCGGTGTGGGCGGCCAATTTCGTATTGATGGGCTACGGTACCGGTGCAGTAATGGCGGTTCCGGCGCATGACCAGCGCGATTTTGAATTCGCCAAGAAGTACGACTTGCCGATTAATGCGGTGATTCTGCCAGAAGGTGAAGCGTCGGTAGATGTTTCCGAAGCGGCCTTTACCGAAAAAGGCGTGTTGTTTCATTCCGGCGAGTTCGATGGTTTGAAATCCACAGAGGCGCTGGAAGCTATGGCGAAAGTGCTGAGTGAAAAGGGGCTTGGCGAGAAGCAGACCAACTACCGTCTGCGCGATTGGGGTGTGTCCCGTCAGCGTTATTGGGGTTGCCCGATTCCGGCAATTTATTGCCCGGCGTGCGGTGTGATGCCGGTTCCGGAAGATCAGCTGCCGGTACGTTTGCCGGAAGATCTGGTGCCGGATGGCGCCGGTTCGCCACTGGCAAAACTGGAAGAGTTTAAAAATTGCGAATGTCCGCAGTGCGGCGGGCGCGCCAAGCGTGAAACCGACACCTTTGATACCTTCTTCGAGTCGTCGTGGTATTACGCGCGCTATACGTCGAAAGACTGCACGACAGGTATGTTGGACGAGCGCGCCGATCACTGGCTGCCGGTCGACCAGTATATCGGCGGGATTGAACACGCAATTCTGCATCTGTTGTATGCACGTTTCTTCCATAAACTGATGCGTGACGAAGGGCTTCTGAAAACCGACGAGCCTTTCAAGAACCTTTTGACGCAGGGTATGGTGTTGGCGAGCAGCTGGTTTACTCAGGACGAGTCCGGTAAGCAGGATTGGTATTCCCCGCTGGATGTTGAGCCGATCACCGATGAAAAAGGCACGATTATCGGCGGTAAGTTGAAGTCTGACGGCACGGAAGTTCAGTACGGCGGGATCATTAAAATGTCGAAATCGAAAAACAATGGTATTGACCCGCAGACCCTGATCGATCAGTACGGTGCCGATACCTTGCGCCTGTATATCATGTTTGCCGCTCCGCCGGAACAGACTTTGGAATGGTCGGATAAAGGTGTGGAAGGTTGTTCGCGTTTCGTGAATCGCGTCTGGCGTCAGGTGCATAGTCATCTGGAAGGTGGCGTATGTGCCGCGAGTACAGGCTCGGAAGGTTTGAGCAAAGAGGCTAAGGCGCTGCGCTTGAAGTTGCATGAAACTTTGCAGAAAGTCGGTGATGATATGGGGCGGCGCCAGACGTTCAATACTGCGATTGCCGCCTGTATGGAATTAATGAACGACATCAGTAAATTCAAGGTGGCGGGTGAGAGTGATCGCGCTCTGATGCAGGAAGCACTGGAAGTGCTGGTGCTGATGCTTTCGCCGATGACACCACATATGGCGCAGAGTCTGTGGGAATCTTTAGGAAAAGACGGTCTGGTGGTTGATGTACCTTGGCCGACGGTTGATGAATCGGCACTGGTTAAGTCAGAGATCGAATTGATGGTTCAGGTTAATGGTAAATTGCGCGGTAAGATCGAAGTGGCTGCCGATGCCGATAAAGATTCGATTCTGGAACTGGCGAAACAAAGTGAAGCCGTGCAGAAATTTTTGGATGGTCAGCAGATCGTCAAGGAAATTCTGGTTCCGGGGCGCTTGGTGAACCTGGTTGTTAAACCGAGCGCTTAA
- a CDS encoding transporter associated domain-containing protein has protein sequence MSDSSSGSSWLERLGKVFSDEPESREELVDVLKEAQSQGVIDDDALVMIEGVLDVSEQRTRDIMIPRPQIELIDASEPLEEILESMLESSHSRYPVMEENKIVGILLAKDVFRAVVKGELNSKADLQAIYREPKFVPESKRLNVLLRDFKATRNHLALVVDEYAELAGLITIEDVLEQIVGDIEDEHDEDELSNIQKRTGEAFSVQAITTLDEFNEFFDAEIESDTAETIGGFLAMQLGHVPRVEEEVEYEGLHIKVLKASDRRVELLEVRPVESAAIEEGELQVAG, from the coding sequence ATGAGTGACAGTAGTAGCGGCTCTTCGTGGTTAGAGCGTCTTGGAAAGGTATTTTCAGATGAGCCGGAGAGTCGGGAAGAACTTGTAGATGTATTGAAAGAAGCTCAATCGCAAGGGGTAATTGACGATGACGCCCTGGTGATGATCGAAGGGGTTCTGGACGTCTCGGAGCAGCGCACGCGCGATATTATGATTCCGCGTCCGCAGATTGAGCTGATTGACGCCTCAGAACCTTTAGAAGAAATTCTGGAGTCCATGCTGGAAAGCTCGCATTCGCGTTATCCGGTGATGGAGGAGAATAAGATCGTCGGAATTTTGCTGGCTAAAGATGTGTTTCGAGCCGTCGTAAAAGGTGAGCTGAACTCAAAAGCAGATTTGCAGGCAATTTACCGCGAACCTAAATTTGTTCCGGAAAGTAAGCGTTTGAATGTCTTGTTGCGGGATTTTAAAGCAACGCGAAACCATTTGGCCCTGGTCGTGGATGAATATGCCGAATTGGCGGGTTTGATCACTATTGAAGATGTATTGGAGCAGATCGTCGGCGATATCGAAGACGAGCATGATGAGGACGAACTCAGTAATATTCAAAAACGCACCGGGGAGGCTTTCTCGGTGCAGGCGATTACGACTTTGGACGAATTTAACGAATTTTTCGATGCCGAAATTGAAAGTGACACTGCCGAAACCATCGGCGGCTTTTTGGCGATGCAGCTGGGGCATGTCCCGCGCGTAGAAGAAGAGGTCGAGTATGAAGGCCTGCATATCAAAGTTTTGAAAGCCTCGGATCGTCGGGTGGAATTATTGGAAGTTCGTCCAGTTGAATCGGCGGCGATCGAGGAGGGTGAGTTGCAGGTTGCCGGATGA